In Natronococcus occultus SP4, the following proteins share a genomic window:
- a CDS encoding TIGR01548 family HAD-type hydrolase, whose translation MNADAVVLDIDGVLVDVADSYRRAIVESVEHVYDRTIRKEDIQAFKNAGGFNNDWELTYAAALYVLATEEGYRASIDEFTDAIAERGGGLEAAEGVVREAIGARATQRVTDRWDRQQLRDVFQQLYLGSELYRGLEDAEPDLETRGFIHDEPVVLEPEVRDRLLENYDVGVLTGRPAAEAEIALERVGLDEAIPADRRFTMDDWEEGKPHPRALTVLAERFDADAVVFVGDTLDDVRTANNAAEADPDRTYRGAGVLTGGLTGEDGRRAYEREDAAAVLESVNELPDLLE comes from the coding sequence ATGAACGCAGACGCAGTCGTCTTGGACATCGACGGCGTGCTCGTCGACGTCGCCGACTCCTACCGCCGGGCGATCGTCGAATCCGTCGAGCACGTCTACGACCGCACGATCCGCAAAGAAGACATCCAGGCGTTCAAGAACGCCGGGGGGTTCAACAACGACTGGGAACTGACCTACGCCGCGGCGCTGTACGTGCTCGCGACCGAAGAGGGCTATCGCGCGTCGATCGACGAGTTTACCGACGCGATCGCCGAGCGCGGTGGCGGGCTCGAGGCCGCCGAGGGCGTCGTCCGCGAGGCGATCGGCGCGCGGGCGACCCAGCGCGTGACCGATCGGTGGGACCGCCAGCAACTCCGGGACGTCTTCCAGCAGCTGTACCTCGGCAGCGAGCTCTACCGGGGCCTCGAGGACGCCGAGCCCGACCTCGAGACGCGGGGATTCATCCACGACGAGCCCGTCGTCCTCGAGCCCGAGGTACGGGATCGGCTCCTCGAGAACTACGACGTCGGCGTCCTGACCGGGCGTCCCGCCGCGGAGGCCGAGATCGCCCTCGAACGGGTCGGCCTCGACGAGGCGATCCCCGCCGACCGCCGTTTTACGATGGACGACTGGGAGGAGGGGAAACCCCACCCCCGGGCGCTGACCGTCCTCGCCGAGCGGTTCGACGCCGACGCGGTCGTCTTCGTCGGCGACACCTTAGACGACGTGCGGACGGCGAACAATGCGGCGGAAGCGGATCCCGACCGAACGTACCGCGGCGCCGGCGTGCTGACAGGCGGGCTCACTGGCGAGGACGGCCGTCGGGCCTACGAGCGCGAGGACGCCGCGGCCGTCCTCGAGTCGGTCAACGAGCTGCCAGACCTGCTCGAGTAG
- a CDS encoding UPF0146 family protein, which yields MTSFRGNPGTLEDHLTTYDRVVEVGIGRRTELSGALAEAGVSVTATDVTPRAVPDAVEFVVDDVVDPEIGIYEDADAIYARNLPPELHRPTLAVAERVGAAFLFTTLGGDQPAVPVERKTVREGTLYVARDEASRADERSYPGPRE from the coding sequence GTGACCAGTTTCCGCGGGAATCCAGGGACGCTCGAGGACCATCTCACGACCTACGATCGGGTCGTCGAGGTCGGGATCGGCCGCCGCACCGAACTGTCGGGAGCCCTCGCCGAGGCAGGCGTCTCGGTAACCGCGACTGACGTCACGCCACGAGCGGTGCCCGACGCCGTCGAGTTCGTCGTCGACGACGTCGTCGACCCCGAGATCGGCATCTACGAGGACGCCGACGCGATCTACGCACGAAACCTGCCCCCGGAGCTCCACCGGCCGACCCTCGCGGTCGCCGAGCGGGTCGGCGCCGCGTTCCTGTTTACGACGCTGGGGGGCGACCAGCCCGCGGTGCCGGTCGAACGGAAAACGGTGCGCGAGGGGACGCTGTACGTTGCCCGCGACGAGGCCTCGCGAGCGGACGAAAGGAGTTACCCGGGTCCGCGAGAGTGA
- a CDS encoding DUF3267 domain-containing protein, whose translation MAVESLPSGSTLLAVLGLVVALAIVLRGLGVLLRIAVHLFAFPGVVVHEFAHATACRLVGVRVIEAVYFRFGNPPGYVRHATPDRYRQSVVISVAPFLLNTVAAVAAFVGAVLVVAAAGGVRTAPLEYAIASGVLGWIGLSIGMAAFPSTTDARTLWTRSRREWRRSPVVLLGLPIVALIYVVNVLSWLWAHVLYAVGLFVLALVTVGALAI comes from the coding sequence ATGGCCGTCGAGTCGCTCCCGTCCGGTTCCACTCTCCTCGCCGTCCTCGGGCTCGTCGTCGCGCTCGCTATCGTCCTGCGTGGACTGGGTGTCCTCCTCCGGATCGCGGTCCATCTCTTTGCCTTCCCGGGGGTCGTCGTCCACGAGTTCGCCCACGCGACGGCCTGTCGGCTCGTCGGCGTCAGGGTGATCGAGGCCGTCTACTTCAGGTTCGGGAACCCGCCGGGGTACGTCCGCCACGCCACGCCCGATCGGTACCGCCAGTCGGTGGTCATCAGCGTCGCCCCGTTCCTGCTGAACACGGTCGCCGCGGTCGCCGCGTTCGTCGGCGCCGTCCTCGTCGTCGCTGCGGCCGGCGGCGTTCGGACGGCTCCGCTCGAGTACGCGATCGCCAGCGGCGTCCTCGGCTGGATCGGGCTCTCGATCGGAATGGCCGCCTTCCCGAGCACGACCGACGCGCGGACGCTGTGGACCCGCTCCCGACGGGAGTGGCGCCGATCCCCGGTCGTGTTGCTCGGCCTCCCGATCGTCGCGCTGATCTACGTCGTCAACGTTCTCTCCTGGCTGTGGGCCCACGTCCTCTATGCCGTCGGTCTGTTCGTCCTCGCGCTCGTGACCGTCGGCGCGCTCGCGATCTGA
- a CDS encoding YMGG-like glycine zipper-containing protein translates to MVKQQLELALSRARYAAIGAAVGGGLGGLVNKNVASSGAAVGALVGATVGENRLSAQSRLDELRTRKDEQFGGVLSKSDSE, encoded by the coding sequence ATGGTAAAACAGCAACTCGAACTCGCGCTCAGTCGCGCACGGTACGCAGCCATCGGCGCCGCCGTCGGCGGCGGCCTCGGCGGACTCGTCAATAAAAACGTCGCGAGCTCCGGTGCGGCGGTCGGTGCCCTCGTCGGCGCGACGGTCGGCGAGAACCGACTGAGCGCCCAGTCCCGACTCGACGAGCTGCGAACGCGAAAGGACGAACAGTTCGGTGGCGTGCTCTCGAAGTCGGACTCCGAGTAG
- a CDS encoding archaemetzincin family Zn-dependent metalloprotease: MLVDIVPVGSVSAEVKRAASSALRSVYDCDVTVNDSQSVPTGAYDSGRNQYCAETFIQLAERVGRGEKNIAITPHDLFYRRRNYVFGLAYLDGSGSVVSTYRLQTSSDGGFSNKSASEIFENRVRKEIVHEIGHTYGLEHCDNNRCVMNFSPTVREVDIKEENLCGSCQRHVH, translated from the coding sequence ATGCTCGTCGATATCGTGCCGGTCGGCAGCGTCTCCGCGGAGGTCAAGCGGGCGGCTTCCTCCGCGTTGCGATCGGTCTACGACTGCGACGTCACGGTTAACGATTCGCAGTCGGTTCCGACCGGCGCGTACGACTCCGGCCGGAACCAGTACTGCGCAGAGACGTTCATCCAGCTCGCCGAGCGGGTCGGCCGCGGGGAGAAAAACATCGCCATCACCCCCCACGACCTGTTCTACCGGCGTCGCAACTACGTCTTCGGGCTTGCCTACCTCGACGGAAGCGGTAGCGTCGTCTCCACGTACCGCCTGCAGACCTCCAGCGACGGCGGTTTCTCGAACAAAAGCGCCAGCGAGATCTTCGAGAACCGCGTCCGTAAGGAGATCGTCCACGAGATCGGCCACACCTACGGGCTCGAGCACTGCGACAACAACCGCTGTGTGATGAACTTCTCGCCGACCGTTCGGGAGGTCGACATCAAAGAGGAGAACCTCTGTGGGAGCTGTCAGCGACACGTCCACTGA
- a CDS encoding DUF7344 domain-containing protein — MAMDTAAGERGTDADERTPDRGEIFDLLANSRRRYAIHYCKREDGPVELGDLAEHVAAWELDKEVPEVTSAERKRVYTSLQQTHLPTLEQAEMVVFDNGTIELTDSASELDVYLDIVPSDSIPWGLYYLGLSVLAGIVMLGLWLGVVPTGTIPPLGWTTLVVASFVVSSTVHVVQNRRMRLGAMERPP; from the coding sequence ATGGCGATGGACACGGCAGCGGGGGAGAGGGGAACCGACGCCGACGAACGGACCCCGGATCGCGGGGAGATCTTCGATCTGCTTGCGAACAGTCGGCGACGGTACGCGATCCACTACTGTAAACGCGAGGACGGTCCCGTCGAGCTCGGCGACCTCGCCGAACACGTCGCCGCCTGGGAGCTGGACAAGGAGGTTCCGGAGGTTACCTCGGCGGAGCGAAAGCGAGTCTACACGTCCCTCCAGCAAACCCACCTGCCGACCCTCGAGCAGGCCGAGATGGTCGTCTTTGACAACGGGACGATCGAACTCACCGACAGCGCGTCCGAGCTTGACGTCTACCTCGATATCGTCCCGAGCGACAGTATTCCGTGGGGACTGTACTACCTCGGATTATCGGTGCTTGCCGGAATCGTCATGCTCGGTCTGTGGCTCGGCGTCGTCCCGACCGGGACCATCCCGCCACTGGGGTGGACGACGCTCGTGGTCGCGTCGTTCGTCGTGTCGTCGACCGTCCACGTCGTCCAGAACCGACGAATGCGACTGGGAGCGATGGAGCGTCCACCCTGA
- a CDS encoding EMC6-like membrane protein, translating into MSTESISDRREHIRSVSVTALSALLGVGAAFATLALAGDVSSVEAAEAAATDTRGLLLVLGAVLVQFVLYDFTDIYGEDEFGVKHYLFITFMTFSFWFVVLGILLTTEAMG; encoded by the coding sequence ATGTCGACCGAATCGATTAGCGACCGACGCGAGCACATCCGCTCGGTCAGCGTGACGGCGCTGTCGGCGCTGCTCGGCGTCGGCGCGGCGTTCGCCACGCTGGCGCTGGCCGGCGACGTCTCGTCCGTCGAGGCCGCCGAGGCCGCCGCGACCGACACACGGGGGCTGTTGCTCGTCCTGGGGGCGGTTCTCGTCCAGTTCGTCCTCTATGACTTCACGGACATCTACGGCGAGGACGAGTTCGGCGTGAAACACTACCTGTTTATCACGTTCATGACGTTCTCGTTCTGGTTCGTCGTCCTCGGGATCCTCCTCACGACGGAGGCAATGGGTTGA
- a CDS encoding ribosome biogenesis/translation initiation ATPase RLI, translated as MADDSIAVVDLDRCQPDRCSYECKNYCPPNRTGKECITLRGEEADQGQPDQIHISEEICLGETCGICVEKCPFDAIEIINLPQELQDNPVHRYGENAFSLYGLPAPQEGKVTGILGPNGIGKTTAVRILEGELQPNLGRDETVDWDDVLEAYRGTELQDYIADVRDGEVTVARKPQYVDQIPESFDGNTRELLERTDERGALDSLVERLEIGPVMDQAIEDLSGGELQRVALAATLARDTDFYFLDEVTPYLDIGQRVTAARLIRELAEEENRSMLVVEHDLAILDLLADTLHVAYGEPGAYGVITSPKSVRNGINEYLSGYLDNENMRIRQDPIEFEEHAPRTATHGDVLVDYPDLTKSYGDGEFTLEVKGGEIHRNEVLGIVGPNGIGKSTFAKLLTGNLGPTAGDADLDLDISYKPQYVTIDQHMRVDAFLSSITDQFGSSYWNTEIAQPLQLERIMEQNLSDLSGGERQRVAIAACLSDSADLYLLDEPSAHLDVEQRVQATSAIRRYAEQQDATVMVIDHDIYTIDLLADRLMVFEGEPAVAGHASKPQPMREGMNEFLSNLEITFRRDERTSRPRINKPESQLDREQKREGEYYYSP; from the coding sequence ATGGCCGACGACAGCATCGCCGTCGTAGACCTGGATCGGTGCCAGCCCGACCGGTGTAGCTACGAGTGCAAGAACTACTGCCCGCCCAACCGAACCGGCAAGGAGTGTATTACGCTTCGGGGCGAGGAGGCCGACCAGGGCCAGCCCGACCAGATCCACATCTCCGAGGAAATCTGTCTGGGCGAAACCTGTGGCATCTGCGTCGAGAAGTGTCCGTTCGACGCAATCGAGATCATCAACCTGCCCCAGGAACTCCAGGACAACCCCGTCCACCGCTACGGCGAGAACGCCTTCTCGCTGTACGGCTTGCCGGCACCCCAGGAGGGGAAGGTGACGGGGATCCTCGGGCCGAACGGGATCGGGAAAACCACCGCCGTTCGCATCCTCGAGGGCGAACTCCAGCCCAATCTCGGCCGCGACGAGACCGTCGACTGGGACGACGTCCTCGAGGCCTACCGCGGGACCGAACTGCAGGACTACATCGCCGACGTCCGCGACGGCGAGGTTACCGTCGCCCGCAAACCCCAGTACGTCGACCAGATCCCCGAGAGCTTCGACGGCAACACCCGCGAGCTGCTCGAGCGGACCGACGAACGGGGGGCGCTGGATTCGCTGGTCGAGCGCCTCGAGATCGGGCCCGTGATGGACCAGGCGATCGAAGATCTCTCGGGTGGAGAGCTTCAGCGGGTCGCGCTCGCGGCGACGCTCGCACGGGATACGGATTTCTACTTCCTCGACGAGGTGACGCCCTATCTCGACATCGGCCAACGCGTCACCGCAGCGCGGCTGATCCGCGAACTCGCCGAGGAGGAGAACCGATCGATGCTGGTCGTCGAGCACGACCTGGCCATCCTGGACCTGCTCGCCGACACGCTCCACGTCGCATACGGTGAGCCCGGTGCCTACGGTGTCATCACCTCGCCGAAGTCGGTCCGAAACGGGATCAACGAGTATCTCTCGGGCTATCTCGACAACGAGAACATGCGGATCCGACAGGACCCCATCGAGTTCGAGGAACACGCCCCACGGACCGCGACCCACGGCGACGTGCTGGTCGACTACCCCGACCTCACGAAGAGCTACGGCGACGGCGAGTTCACCCTCGAGGTCAAGGGCGGGGAGATCCACCGCAACGAGGTGCTCGGTATCGTCGGTCCCAACGGGATCGGGAAGTCGACGTTCGCGAAGCTGCTGACGGGGAACCTCGGGCCGACCGCAGGCGACGCCGACCTCGATCTCGACATCTCCTACAAACCCCAGTACGTCACCATCGACCAGCACATGCGGGTCGACGCCTTCCTCTCTTCCATTACGGACCAGTTCGGGTCCTCGTACTGGAACACCGAGATCGCCCAGCCACTACAGTTAGAGCGCATCATGGAACAGAACCTCTCGGATCTCTCCGGCGGTGAGCGCCAGCGGGTCGCCATCGCGGCCTGTCTCTCCGATTCGGCGGATCTGTACCTGCTCGACGAACCCTCCGCTCACCTCGACGTCGAACAGCGGGTCCAGGCCACGAGCGCGATCCGGCGCTACGCCGAACAGCAGGACGCCACCGTGATGGTCATCGACCACGACATCTACACGATCGACCTGCTGGCAGATCGCCTGATGGTCTTCGAGGGCGAGCCCGCGGTAGCGGGCCACGCCAGCAAACCCCAGCCGATGCGGGAGGGGATGAACGAGTTCCTCTCGAACCTCGAGATCACGTTCCGGCGGGACGAGCGCACCTCGCGTCCACGGATTAACAAGCCGGAGTCGCAGCTGGACCGCGAGCAAAAACGGGAAGGAGAGTACTACTACTCGCCGTAG